One stretch of Dehalogenimonas sp. THU2 DNA includes these proteins:
- the purQ gene encoding phosphoribosylformylglycinamidine synthase I, translating into MVKEVKVLVLRAPGTNCDREMAEAFELAGGTPRIAHINELISGAVKLKDYHIMGLPGGFSYGDDLGAGKVQANEMRRRIFDSLHAFIERGGLIVGVCNGFQALIKTGILPGPPSPALPHVTLTNNDSGRFECRWVKLAAEPLNRCVWTEGIEHLDVPVAHGEGKLIAAPEMLPRLRPVFYYADALGNPTAEYPANPNGAVNNIAGLTDNTGHVFALMPHPERFIRASQHPKWTRQSVDEPGEGLRIFQNGVRAAQKT; encoded by the coding sequence ATGGTAAAAGAGGTCAAGGTCTTAGTTTTGCGTGCCCCCGGCACCAACTGCGACAGGGAAATGGCCGAGGCGTTCGAACTGGCTGGCGGTACACCACGTATCGCTCATATAAATGAACTTATTTCCGGCGCGGTCAAGCTCAAGGATTACCACATCATGGGCCTACCGGGCGGATTTTCCTACGGCGATGACCTGGGCGCCGGTAAAGTCCAAGCCAATGAGATGCGGCGGCGTATCTTCGACAGTTTGCATGCGTTTATCGAGCGCGGGGGACTGATCGTCGGCGTCTGCAATGGTTTTCAGGCGCTTATCAAAACCGGCATCCTGCCTGGTCCCCCCAGCCCCGCCCTACCCCATGTTACCCTGACCAACAATGATTCCGGCAGGTTCGAGTGCCGCTGGGTGAAACTGGCGGCGGAACCATTGAACCGGTGCGTGTGGACGGAGGGCATCGAACATCTTGACGTTCCGGTGGCCCACGGCGAAGGGAAGCTCATCGCCGCGCCGGAAATGCTCCCCCGCCTGCGTCCGGTCTTCTATTATGCGGACGCCCTGGGTAATCCCACCGCCGAATATCCGGCTAACCCCAACGGCGCGGTGAACAATATCGCCGGTCTCACCGACAACACCGGCCACGTTTTCGCCCTCATGCCCCACCCTGAACGCTTCATCCGCGCCTCCCAGCACCCTAAATGGACACGCCAGTCAGTTGATGAGCCGGGTGAAGGACTCAGGATTTTTCAAAATGGCGTAAGGGCCGCACAGAAGACCTAA
- a CDS encoding molybdopterin-dependent oxidoreductase, which produces MKNLVLSTLKTIMAAFVMLALVLISGCAVTESLASPPDAAESYVPGKNISDIINYRISVSGLVEQPLNLSYGDLVHLDTTSVFAYLFCPGVYYEYNKWTGVSITSLLDFAGAKENAGHVIFTAIDGYEMIFTVEQLEENSAILAYLKDGAELTDEDGYPVRLVVPDLDGYYWVRWLIGVDISS; this is translated from the coding sequence ATGAAGAATTTGGTGTTATCAACTCTCAAGACAATTATGGCTGCCTTCGTTATGTTGGCATTGGTGCTGATTTCTGGTTGCGCCGTCACTGAATCATTAGCCTCTCCGCCGGACGCTGCCGAGTCTTATGTTCCTGGGAAGAACATATCCGACATTATAAATTACAGAATCTCTGTCAGCGGTCTGGTCGAACAGCCTTTGAATTTGAGCTACGGAGATCTTGTGCATTTAGACACAACATCGGTATTTGCCTATCTGTTCTGTCCAGGTGTGTATTATGAATATAACAAATGGACAGGTGTCTCGATAACCAGCTTGCTGGATTTTGCTGGTGCGAAGGAAAATGCGGGGCATGTTATTTTCACCGCCATTGATGGCTATGAGATGATTTTCACTGTTGAACAACTTGAAGAAAATAGCGCTATCCTAGCCTACTTGAAAGACGGGGCTGAACTAACGGATGAGGACGGATACCCTGTTAGGTTGGTCGTACCGGATCTGGATGGGTATTACTGGGTGAGATGGCTGATTGGAGTGGACATAAGCAGTTGA
- a CDS encoding zinc ribbon domain-containing protein translates to MLNTVLVIAGYASIPLVLLSVFAIVRTVGKPRPLVASGLLTQMLFSAAFLVLYRFLLNLGEPTLLSWGLLGAGLLGGAFQGFTTRIDVNGDKITAKRSVVYLIIWGLSFSATQALAMLGQDTIAAYGLSSVYLATGMAIGMNGTLLARRLLVSTGTFTAPVTSSVPCPNCAARNSSNRKFCRSCGIALSPLRTATPAYNRSSSCPQCGRMTAPGQKFCNGCGRALP, encoded by the coding sequence GTGCTCAATACAGTCCTGGTCATCGCAGGTTACGCTTCAATCCCGCTGGTGCTGCTTTCGGTATTTGCCATAGTGCGAACTGTCGGCAAACCACGCCCGCTGGTGGCATCCGGCCTATTAACACAGATGCTGTTCAGCGCCGCATTCCTGGTGCTATATCGATTCTTGCTCAACTTGGGCGAGCCGACACTGCTTTCCTGGGGACTGCTGGGCGCCGGGTTGCTCGGTGGCGCGTTTCAGGGGTTCACCACCAGGATCGACGTAAACGGTGATAAAATCACTGCTAAACGATCTGTCGTCTATCTGATAATCTGGGGATTGTCGTTCAGCGCCACTCAGGCTCTGGCGATGCTGGGACAGGATACCATTGCCGCCTACGGTCTTTCATCGGTTTATCTGGCCACCGGAATGGCTATCGGCATGAACGGCACCCTGCTGGCACGCCGACTGCTGGTCTCTACCGGAACATTCACAGCCCCGGTCACATCTTCGGTACCCTGTCCGAATTGTGCCGCGCGGAATTCATCGAACCGGAAATTCTGCCGGAGCTGCGGCATCGCGCTTTCACCCCTCCGGACCGCCACCCCCGCTTACAACCGGTCATCATCCTGCCCGCAATGCGGCCGGATGACAGCACCCGGACAGAAGTTTTGTAATGGCTGCGGCCGGGCTTTGCCATAA
- a CDS encoding zinc ribbon domain-containing protein encodes MGQIIPQSPVPKLPMYHPSQAFALFYYLCAAYRKGQFSFRQYSNALKTLRFFDENKAIWTIGAGSGKWYRRAGDKWVRDEPSGQIVFTIQSAWHDYLRKMEQTGACDKCGAQLPALSRFCLNCGTPAQKSSASHTPVTKGVYCRNCGHELKSGARFCNNCGKVRQ; translated from the coding sequence GTGGGTCAAATCATCCCGCAATCACCGGTTCCCAAGCTCCCGATGTACCACCCATCCCAGGCTTTTGCCTTGTTTTATTACCTTTGTGCCGCTTACCGCAAGGGGCAATTTTCCTTTCGGCAATACAGCAACGCTTTGAAAACACTCCGCTTTTTCGACGAAAACAAGGCGATTTGGACGATCGGCGCCGGGTCTGGGAAGTGGTACCGGCGAGCAGGAGACAAGTGGGTCCGCGACGAACCATCCGGCCAAATAGTTTTCACCATTCAAAGTGCCTGGCACGATTATCTACGGAAAATGGAACAGACAGGGGCGTGCGATAAATGCGGCGCTCAACTGCCTGCATTGTCACGATTCTGTCTGAATTGCGGCACTCCCGCGCAGAAATCTTCCGCGTCCCACACCCCCGTTACCAAAGGTGTCTATTGCCGTAACTGCGGTCATGAACTCAAATCCGGCGCCCGGTTCTGCAACAATTGTGGGAAGGTGAGGCAATAG
- the aroF gene encoding 3-deoxy-7-phosphoheptulonate synthase, with translation MIVEMRNGAPKDEIDAVTDKARSLGLNVQLNLGTDKVVVALLGSNTGLIPTDQFAVLPGVESVTRIMKPYKLASREFKRADTIVSVGGIDIGTNRIVIMAGPCAVESEEQLTEAARVVKTSGASILRGGAFKPRTSPFSFQGLKKSGLELLDKTRKSFGLPVITEVVDAHDVDMMSDYVDILQVGSRNMQNYSLLTHLGKTRRPVLLKRGFACTITEWLTAADYLLSEGNEQVILCERGIRTFEDSTRFSLDISSIPVIKKASHLPLVVDPSHAAGHYSLVPALAKAAIAAGADGLLIEMHPDPRKALVDGIQSLSPSDFIRLMEELKPVAAAVGRTL, from the coding sequence GTGATCGTAGAGATGAGAAACGGCGCACCCAAAGACGAGATTGACGCCGTAACCGATAAAGCCCGTTCCCTAGGATTGAACGTGCAGCTCAACCTAGGCACCGACAAGGTCGTCGTTGCCCTTTTGGGCAGCAATACTGGACTCATACCCACAGATCAGTTCGCCGTACTGCCGGGGGTGGAGTCCGTCACCCGAATCATGAAGCCGTACAAACTGGCCTCGCGGGAGTTCAAAAGGGCGGATACCATCGTTTCGGTGGGAGGCATCGATATCGGTACCAATCGCATTGTAATCATGGCCGGTCCGTGCGCCGTGGAAAGTGAAGAGCAGCTCACCGAGGCGGCGCGCGTGGTCAAAACTTCCGGCGCCAGCATTCTGCGCGGGGGCGCCTTCAAGCCCCGCACCTCCCCGTTTAGCTTTCAGGGTCTCAAAAAATCAGGACTGGAACTGCTGGATAAAACCCGCAAGAGCTTCGGCCTGCCGGTCATCACCGAGGTCGTCGATGCTCATGACGTCGATATGATGTCGGATTACGTCGATATCTTGCAGGTCGGTTCGCGTAATATGCAGAATTATTCGCTGCTGACTCACCTGGGCAAGACTCGGCGTCCGGTGCTCCTCAAGCGGGGCTTCGCCTGCACTATCACCGAATGGCTGACTGCCGCCGACTACCTCCTTTCGGAAGGGAACGAGCAGGTCATCCTGTGTGAGCGCGGCATCCGCACTTTCGAGGATTCCACCCGCTTTTCCCTCGACATCTCGTCCATCCCGGTGATCAAGAAGGCCAGCCACCTGCCGCTGGTGGTCGATCCCAGCCACGCCGCGGGTCACTACTCGCTGGTCCCGGCCCTGGCCAAAGCGGCGATCGCCGCCGGCGCCGACGGTCTGCTCATCGAGATGCACCCGGATCCGCGCAAGGCGTTGGTGGATGGCATCCAGTCCCTTTCGCCTTCCGATTTCATCCGCTTGATGGAAGAGCTCAAGCCGGTGGCTGCGGCGGTGGGGCGGACGCTTTAA